The Bacillus thuringiensis region GTCTCAAAAACGGAGGTTTTTGAGATGAATCATTATCAAGTCATTATCAATGAAAGATTAAATTGTTTAAAAATGACATTGTCAAAGTAACTTAAATTGGTTATCATAAAAACGAATAAAACAGGAGATGAGCAGATGAATACAAACTCAAAAAAGTCTTTTTCGAAAGTTTCTCATAGGAAGTTAGTAGATGAGGTCTTAGAATGTCTACAAGAAAAAATTTTTTCTGGTGAGTACGCAGTAGGCGATCGACTTCCTACAGAGCCACAATTAATGGAAGAGCTAGGCGTAGGACGTTCGACGCTACGAGAAAGTATAAAAATCTTAGTACATGCCGGCATACTAGAGGTTCGGCAAGGACACGGTACTCGTATTGTATCACTAAGTATGGTACAAGATTCATTTGAAAAACGGTTACAAAATGCCAATATAGACCATGTATATGAAGCAAGAAATATGTTAGATAAAGAAGTAGCTATGCTGGCTGCAAAACGCCGCGATGAGGAAGACCTTTTACTCCTAAAAGGATATTTAAATAAGAGGAAGAACGCTCTTAACGAGGGAAATTATTTAGAATATATAGATGCAGATATTCAATTTCATCTATCTATTGCAAAAGCAAGTAAGAACCAGGTTATGTTGGATTTGTATCAATCATTTGTACCCGTTCTTCGTCATATCCTAACCCAATTAATATTAAATACAAATGACTATCAAGACAACTCTGTTATTCATGAAAAATTGTTCCAGGCTATTTCAAATCAAAATGCAGAAAAAGCACAAACATACGCTATTCAAAATTTGGAGCTGAAATAAGCTCCTTAAATAACAACTAAAAACATCAGATGATATTATGAATTATGAAGGGAGATAGATAATGCCAGAAACTATTTTTCAAGTAAAGTCCATCAATATTGGCAAAGTTGAAAATCTAAGCTATGGAAAAACTGTTATTTCAACAGCGATAAGAAAGCGTTCTGTCCAGGGAAGGATTTTTTTAACGAAAATAGGTTTAATTGGAGATGAACAAGCCTATAAAGACCATGGCGGAAAAGATAAAGCTTTGTGTGTGTATTCTTATAATCGTTACGCCTATTGGAACAATATAATCCATAACATGATAGATGATTCACTCTTTGGAGAAAATATCACGGTATACGGTTTGACTGAAGAAAAGGTTCATATTGGGATATCTTCGCCTTCGGAGAAGCAATCATACAGGTTTCCGAGCCAAGGAATCCATGTTATAAGCTTGCTAAAAAATATGACGTTCCTAATCTAGCGTTTGAAATGCAACAAACAGGATATACCGGTTTCCTATGTCGAGTGCTACAAGAAGGTAATGTGTCGGCAAGTGATTGTTTACAACTTGTTGCATCGCATCCTAAAAGGGTATCGATTTCACAAGTCAATCATGTTAAATTCCACAATAAATACAATAAAGAAGCACTAGAAAGAATTATTGAGGTGGATGCACTATCGGACAGTTTAAGAGAGTTACTATTGAAACGATTAAATAAATAATTACACCGTAAAACATCAGATGATATACTCAATGTTGATGTTTTGAGAGAGGAGATATATAATTTGAAAAATAGAAAACGAACCTATATCTATATATTGGCATTATTTTTTGCTTCTATTAATTTACGTATAGGAATCACATCAATCTCACCTTTATTAGAGACAATTCGTCAGGATTTAAACATGAGCAACTTTTCCGTTAGTTTTCTGACATCTATTCCCGTATTATGTATGGGTGTGTTTGCATTACTTACAGGTAAGGTGAACAAGAAGTATGGAGCAGAAAAGGCAATTTTAGCTTGTCTTATTTTAATTGGAGTTGCAACATGTATGAGAGCTTTTACTTATTCAGTTCTCACATTGCTTATTAGCTCTCTATTTATTGGTATCGGTATTGCGGTTGCTGGTCCATTGCTATCTGGATTTATTAAGGAGAAGTTTCCTACTAAGATTGGTTTAATGATAGGAGTATATTCAGTTGGAATGGGAACAGGTGCTTCCTTAAGCGCAGGGATGACTATCCCTTTACAACATGTATTGAAAGACTCTTGGAATATGGCACTTGCATTTTGGAGTGTGTTTACCATTGTAGCTCTTCTCTTCTGGTATCCCGTTATGAGACTAGATAAAACTACTAAAACACATAATAAACAAAACAATATATTACCATTAAAAAATAAGAAGGTATGGTTGTTTACAGTCTTTTTTGGACTGCAGTCAGGTATTTTTTATTGTATTACCACTTGGCTTGCTCCAGCGACTCAAAGTGTAGGGTTAAATAGTCAGCAAGCTGGAACTCTGGTTACCGTCTTTACATTTGTTCAAATGGTATGTAGCTTTGTCATTCCAACTTTAGCGGATTTTTATAAAAATCGAACATTTTGGTTATTAAGTAGTGTGTGTTTTGTGGTAATAGGTTTGTCACTCATGATATATCCATTGACTACAGCATGGATCCCTTCTATTTTACTTGGAATTGGGCTTGGTGGGTTATTTCCGTTGGCTCTTATGTTACCGTTGGATGAAACCAATACACCGGAAGATGCAAGTGCATGGACTGCCATGATGCAGTCAGGAGGATATATGATTGGTGGACTTATTCCTGTTTTAGCAGGTATTATACGTGACTTTTCTCAAGGTTATCAACAGGTGTTTCTCATGATATTATTTTTAAGCGTGATTTTGTTCATTTTAACTTTAGTTATGAATCAGAGAAAAGTAGAAACTAAGGTCTTACAGTGATATCCAGTTGCTATAATAAAAACTTTGAGTGGGCTTTTCCTTAGAGTAGAAAGCCCATATTCTTTTTTATCGAATTTGCTTAGCGTATATTTTCGTTAAAATGTGGGTAGTATCCCAAGTAGCTGCTTTCCGTAAATAAAGATGATTACCAGCTTTAATATGTTACCTTTATAAGTAATATATAATAAGATTTATAAAAAGGACTCCTGATGTACACAAGAGTCCTTTTAAAAATATTTTTTAATCATATATCATTACCCAATATTTTTCTTCTATCTCACCTTCTTCAATAACTTTTTTCCAGCCCATATTCTCATAAAATTTTAGTGCTTTTTGATTTTTAGAAACACACTTTAATTTTAATGGTGTATTCATCTTTTCTATGGAGGCATGTAGTAACTGTCTTCCAGCCCCCCTACCAAAGAACTCAGGGTGTACAAATAAGTTGTGTATAAAGTTTTCAGGTAAATATAAAGAAGCAAATCCGAGGATATGATTATCTTCCTCTGCTAGTATTATATATTCTCCTTCAGTATGTTTATCAAAATCTTCTTCAGTCATTTCATTTCTATCTAGCCAATGAAAACTCTCAAGCCGTGACTCTAAATATATCCTTCTTAAATTAGGGTAGTCTACTGCAGTTGCTACTCTAATATTCATTTTCTCACTCTCTCTTCTTTTTTTTATTGAATAAATCTAACCGTTTCTATAGGAAACGGTTAGATTTACGAGAGAAAATTTATTCACTCGTATCTCTTTAAAACAATGGCTGCATTATGACCTCCGAAACCAAATGAGTTAGATAGACCTATATTTATTTTCACTTGGCGAGCAACAGATGGTACATAATCCAGATCACATAATGGATCAAGATTTTCTAAGTTAATTGTTGGAGGAACTGTCCCTTCCTTTAAGCTCATAGCTAAAGCAATTGCTTCAACTCCACCAGCTGCTCCTAACATATGACCAAGCATAGATTTATTAGCTGTTACCGGAATCTGATAAGCTTGTTTTCCAAACAGCTGCTTAATAGCCATCGTTTCAGAGATGTCCCCCACTTTTGTACTTGTTGCATGGGCACTAATAACATCAACTTCTTCAGGCGATATATTGGCATTTTTTAAAGCTGATCTCATTGCAAGATAAGCACCTTTACCTTCCGGATGTGTAGCTACGATATTGTATGCGTCTGAACTTGCACCATATCCAATGACTTCTGCATAAATCTTTGCCTCTCTACGTAAAGCATGAGATAAAGATTCTAAGATTAGAATTCCAGCTCCTTCTGACATGACAAATCCATCTCGATTTTCATCAAATGGACGACTAGCTTTAGTAGGATTATCGTTTCTTGTTGATAATGCTGTAGCATTACCAAAGCTTGCTATTGATAAGTCTGTTATAGCTGACTCTGTTCCACCCGCAAATATAACGTCAGCTTCTCCAGAACGAATTAGTCTAAAGGCTTCCCCTATAGATGTATTTCCAATTGCACAGGCAGAAACAGGTGACATAGAAGGTCCCATCGCATTCCACTTGATACTAATTTGTGCTGCAGCGGCATTTGACATTATGGCAGGTACTAGAGTTGGGCTGACTCTTCTTGGCCCCTTCTGCCTAAGCGCATCAACATTTTCAATCAAGGTTTCAATTCCTCCGATACCAGAACCTACATAAACTCCTAACCTTTCTACATCTATACAATCGAGTTCTAACTTAGAATCTGACCAAGCTTGTTCAGCTGCAGCCAAAGCAAATTGAGAAAAACGATCTAAACGTCTTGCTTCTTTCTTTCCTAAAACTTCATCTGCATCAAAATCTTGGACGATACCCGCAATTTTTGTTTTATGATTGGTAACATCGAAAGTATCGATATTGACTATACCAGATTCCCCTTTAATTAGATTGTTCCAAAATGTTTTGATGTTGTTTCCTATAGGAGAAACTACTCCCATACCAGTAATCACAACTCTTTCCACTTTGCATTCCCTCCAATCAATAATATACTTGTATTTTACAGTCAATTTATCCTATTACAAGGGGGGATTTATCCTAGTATAACTACTACCAGGATAAATTGATAAGATAAGGAGTTTTAAAGATGAATAATAAAACAAGGCTTGAAGCTCTGTCGGCATTCTTAAAAACTAAGCGCGCCCAAATTACTCCAGAGTCTATTGGTTTGCCTGCCGGAAACCGGAGAAGAACACCTGGGTTACGAAGAGAAGAGGTTGCACAGTTAGCAGGTGTAAGCACCACTTGGTATACATGGCTAGAGCAAGGAAGAGATATAAAGGTTTCTACAATTGTACTTGATTGTATTTCTAAAGCTTTGCAATTAAATAATGATGAAACAGACTACTTATATGACCTGGCATTCGAATCAAATTCAGAGATTACAAGTCCAAAAAAGGATCAAACAAAGCTTAGTCCTTCCTTAATACGAATACTAGATGAATTAACATATTGTCCAACTATCATTACGGATCAACATTGCCATATTGTGGGCTGGAATCCTGCAGCTGCTTATGTTTTTTTAGATTTTGAACAAATACCGAATGATCAAAGAAATTTAATTCGTTTAGTATTCACTAGAAAAGAATTAAAAGCATTGGCCGTCAATTGGGAACATTTTGTGAAAGGTTTTCTTGCTATTTTCCGTACCTATTATGGACGCTATTTAGACGATGAATGGTACAGCCAGTTTATTAAAGAAATGATTCATTTGCATTCAGAATTCCAGGATTTATGGCAAGAAAGCCAAGTGAGTAAGGCTCCAGACATGATAATTGAATTCAGACATGCTAAAGCAGGCAAAATGTTATTTAATTTAACTTCTCTTCAAGTTCAAGGTGATATGGATTTACGGTGCAGTATCTATACGCCAGTAGAAGAAACAGATACAGAAAATAAATTAAAGCGATTAATGAAGAGGGCTTCCAGTGAAAATTAATAATGTAAGTTCTATAGATTAGCAAAATGATATTAATTACTGAAGAAAGTTAATTTTCCTTATGGGAAAAAAGAGTTAACGTTTTTCATAGAACCTATGCCTCCTCTTCTATATGCATACACTTATAATATTACAATTTCTGTAAAAACAGAAAAGGATACATATGTTATCAATTTGATAAATATTCTATTCGAGGCATTATGTATCATTTATAATCATTTTGGGTTAAAAAGAATTTCTTTTTATTTATTGACTATGAAGTAACCACATAGTTTATAGTATGAATATTATTCCTTATAGGAGGCAATATAATTAGATGGATAGCTATAAATTAACTAAAAGTGATGTACTTAAGATTTTTAATACAACGAAAGAAACACTTCGATTCTATGAAGAAAAAGGACTAGTTCAACCAAAGGTAGGTAAAAATAACTATAGACTTTATAGTAATGAAGACCTACAGAGAATTAGCCAAATCTTTTTTTGTAAAGATATAGGTTTTTCAATTGAAGAAATTGATTTAGTAATAAATAAGAAAAATATAATAAACAATATAAATATCTTACAGAACAAAAAAAATGATATTGAAACTGAAATTTATCGATTTATGGAAATGCAAAAGAAAATTACTAGACTCCTCGATCTCCTTCAAAATAAAAGTAGTAACTTCAATGAAATTCAGAGTGTCTATTTTGAGGAAAGAAAATATTATCACATCAAAGGAGAAAATTTTAATAGTGTAAAATCCTTTTTTGATAAATTCCGTTCTATTTTTAAGCAAGGTGAATTTTTTCAAGAGCAATTTATAACAGTGTGTCCTATTAAGAATTTATTCAATGATGATCTGGGACTATCAGTTTATTATCCTGTTTTTAATGATACAGAGATAGAGCATGTTGATATTCTTAGTATACCTGCAGGTAATTATCTTTGTGTTGATTATGTATGTACAGAAGAGCATATGGATGAAGTACGACGTAAAATATATACAAATATTACAGACTATATAGAGAGAAATGGTTTACAGTTTAGATCATGTAATGTAATTGAAACAGATTTACATGAATTGAATCTGTTTTATCCAGAAGGACAGATAATTATGAATATGCAAATTCCTGTTGAAGAAAAATCAAAACACCAAAAGAAATGAGCATTTATTTATGCAACACATTTTACAAGGAAGGCGTAAAAATCGGCTCTTTCATCAAAATTTGCTTAGTATGATTTTTTTACGAAGTGCTGGTAGTCCACTTATTATAAAATCATAGAATCTCTTTAAGTTAATACAAACTAAATCCAATTTCCTTAACTTACAGGAAACTGGATTTTTCTTTTTTGAATTTCCTTAGCGTATATTTTAGTTAAAATGTTGATGGTACGCCTATTAGAAGACATTTTGAACTATTAGGGGTAGCACCACATCACTATCAAGCTAACAAAACAAAATACCAAAATCATCTTTTAGAGAAAATTAGGGTTTTTGAACCAGTAAGGTATATATTTAACTATAAAAACTTTGACAAATTTATCCACCCCTCATCTTCTGCCTACTTGCTAAATTCAGCAAGTAAAATATGTTTAAAAGGATCAGGACTATCAGCTTTAAGGCTGTTCAAATTGACGGCCAATGTATGCTTGCCTCCAAGTGTGCCCCCAGCAAAAGTACTAAACCCTGGAATGCCACCTGAGTGTCCCCATATCGAGACACCGTTTGGAAGAATAATTTTGAAAATTCCAAGCCCGGAATCACCAAGTTCATCTATTCCTGTAGGGACTGTTGTAAGCATTTGCTTTAGTTGCTGTTCTTTTAGTAATTTACCCCCAAGTAAATAAGAGAAGAATTTGTTTAAATCATCAGTCGTAGAAATCATATCACCGGCCGAGCTCCCCATACTTGGGTTATAATAAGTAACATCTTTTGGCTCACTTGCTCCGTTTAATTGGATATATCCACGGGCATGGTTGGTTCCTGGAATGACGCTTGAATTTCCAGGTAAGAATGTATTCGCTAATTCAAGTGGTTCAATGATTCGATTTTCAATCTCTTCCGCATAGCTGTTCCCAGTTACTTTTTCAATAAGAATTCCTAGTAATACATATCCTGTATTTGAATACGACCAGCTCTTTCCTGGGGCAAAATCTGGAGGCATGGATATTCCCATCTTTACTAATTCTTCAGTAGTATAAGATTTTTTTGTATCCATGATATTAAAATCCTTTGACATTGTGTAATTAGCGATACCACTTGTGTGGTTCAATAATTGCCGGATAGTAATCTGTTTATCATCATACCCGTTTCCTTGAATGACACCAGGAAACCATTTTTCAATAGAGTCGTCTAGATTCAAGCGGTTCTCTTCGGCTAATTGAAATACAACTGTTGCGGTGAACGTCTTCGTCACGCTGCCGATGCGAAAGCGGAAATCTGTTTCCATTGGTTTCTTGGTTCTCAGGTCAGCTACTCCGGCCGCATAACTCCACGTTTTCCCATCCTCGGAAATTTTAGCAAGTATCCCCGGGATTCCAAATTTCAAGATATCACGCATTGCTTGTTTGACGGAATTACGATCTCGTTGAGTGCTTGTGTGTGACGAACTAGATACATTTTCAGTGGGCTCTGCTTTTACAAATGTAATTTGACTACGTGTTTTCATAAGGCATTCCTCTCCTCTATTCATATTGTATGAGTGGTTACTTGTTGTTTCGTAATAATTACACAGCTATCATCTCCATCAATGACAAAAGGACAACATGGAATTTGTAATTATCTTCATAATGATTATTTTTGTCCTAACAAACGGTAAATCCCTCTTTTTTTACAAGTATGTTAACTCCAGAAATTACTTCTTTTCCTTACAACACTCTTATGACTAGTTTGTTTTTCACATAAATATATCTTATCTAATCCCCCCTTTCACTCTTCTTTATATTTTTATCCTTCACAATAAAAATTTCTTTTTTCTTATCCATTCCTTACAAATTTCTTATAAAAAAGCTTATTTATCGTTTTGGAGGTGACCTGTTTTTTAGGTTGATGGCAATGGGGGCACCATATCAAAAAAAGAAAACTGTACGTTTGGACACGTTTTGGAAACACCTTATCCGGTTCCCTGTACATAAGAATCCCTTATTTCACCAAAACAAGTAAGAGTATTTCATTCACTTACATAAGGTATTAAAAGAGAAAATCTAAAATAATTTAAAAAGTCCCTTTTTTAGATTTTCTAACTAAGCTAATAGACCTTATTTGTTCATCCTTAGTTAATCCATACGTAACTATTACTAGACTTAAAAAAGTATTGGCAACTATATTAGCGATTAATAAAATTACAGGGAATTTTACATTCGGCTCCCAATACTGATTAATCAAACTGATTGTAGCTCCTGTAAATATCAAATGAATTATTAATGTTATTGCTTTTAATGATATTTTATTAAATTTAACAAAGAGCACAGCAAATGGTACTAATAAAATAATACTTATATATGAGATAATTGCTAACCACTAGCTAAAGCTGTATCATAACCCTGTATTAATGTTGGCCATATTTTCAAAAACATTTTTAAGATAAACATGTAAAAACTTAAATAAAACACAAGTCCAATTATATTTAACGTATTCCCCGAAAGAATTCTCCTTCCTCAAGCGTGTGAAGGGCGTAGCCCAACGAAAGGTGGGAGATGAATTTCGGTTTGGCATAGCCAAAAACTTTTGATAAACTAGCTATATGAAGTTCTTTGATAACTTGATATAGAAGGTTGCAGGAAGAAAATAGAGTGCGAAAACCAAGCCATTCGGTTCCTGCGTAAAATATCAACCGTACCAATAGAGAATCCATGTGTTGGCCATCTAGGGGTGGAACACCCCGAAGTAACGCTCAGGGAGACGAAAGGTTACTTTCGTCGTGGAACTGAGAAGCTCCCACTTCAAGCTTGCTCAGTGGCGAGTAGTTCACAACTTCTATTAATTCACCTAACATAAAAGCTCACCTCTATTAGAAATAGAGCTTTCCA contains the following coding sequences:
- the fabF gene encoding beta-ketoacyl-ACP synthase II, with protein sequence MERVVITGMGVVSPIGNNIKTFWNNLIKGESGIVNIDTFDVTNHKTKIAGIVQDFDADEVLGKKEARRLDRFSQFALAAAEQAWSDSKLELDCIDVERLGVYVGSGIGGIETLIENVDALRQKGPRRVSPTLVPAIMSNAAAAQISIKWNAMGPSMSPVSACAIGNTSIGEAFRLIRSGEADVIFAGGTESAITDLSIASFGNATALSTRNDNPTKASRPFDENRDGFVMSEGAGILILESLSHALRREAKIYAEVIGYGASSDAYNIVATHPEGKGAYLAMRSALKNANISPEEVDVISAHATSTKVGDISETMAIKQLFGKQAYQIPVTANKSMLGHMLGAAGGVEAIALAMSLKEGTVPPTINLENLDPLCDLDYVPSVARQVKINIGLSNSFGFGGHNAAIVLKRYE
- a CDS encoding serine hydrolase domain-containing protein, producing the protein MKTRSQITFVKAEPTENVSSSSHTSTQRDRNSVKQAMRDILKFGIPGILAKISEDGKTWSYAAGVADLRTKKPMETDFRFRIGSVTKTFTATVVFQLAEENRLNLDDSIEKWFPGVIQGNGYDDKQITIRQLLNHTSGIANYTMSKDFNIMDTKKSYTTEELVKMGISMPPDFAPGKSWSYSNTGYVLLGILIEKVTGNSYAEEIENRIIEPLELANTFLPGNSSVIPGTNHARGYIQLNGASEPKDVTYYNPSMGSSAGDMISTTDDLNKFFSYLLGGKLLKEQQLKQMLTTVPTGIDELGDSGLGIFKIILPNGVSIWGHSGGIPGFSTFAGGTLGGKHTLAVNLNSLKADSPDPFKHILLAEFSK
- a CDS encoding helix-turn-helix transcriptional regulator; translation: MNNKTRLEALSAFLKTKRAQITPESIGLPAGNRRRTPGLRREEVAQLAGVSTTWYTWLEQGRDIKVSTIVLDCISKALQLNNDETDYLYDLAFESNSEITSPKKDQTKLSPSLIRILDELTYCPTIITDQHCHIVGWNPAAAYVFLDFEQIPNDQRNLIRLVFTRKELKALAVNWEHFVKGFLAIFRTYYGRYLDDEWYSQFIKEMIHLHSEFQDLWQESQVSKAPDMIIEFRHAKAGKMLFNLTSLQVQGDMDLRCSIYTPVEETDTENKLKRLMKRASSEN
- a CDS encoding FadR/GntR family transcriptional regulator, encoding MNTNSKKSFSKVSHRKLVDEVLECLQEKIFSGEYAVGDRLPTEPQLMEELGVGRSTLRESIKILVHAGILEVRQGHGTRIVSLSMVQDSFEKRLQNANIDHVYEARNMLDKEVAMLAAKRRDEEDLLLLKGYLNKRKNALNEGNYLEYIDADIQFHLSIAKASKNQVMLDLYQSFVPVLRHILTQLILNTNDYQDNSVIHEKLFQAISNQNAEKAQTYAIQNLELK
- a CDS encoding MerR family transcriptional regulator, with the translated sequence MDSYKLTKSDVLKIFNTTKETLRFYEEKGLVQPKVGKNNYRLYSNEDLQRISQIFFCKDIGFSIEEIDLVINKKNIINNINILQNKKNDIETEIYRFMEMQKKITRLLDLLQNKSSNFNEIQSVYFEERKYYHIKGENFNSVKSFFDKFRSIFKQGEFFQEQFITVCPIKNLFNDDLGLSVYYPVFNDTEIEHVDILSIPAGNYLCVDYVCTEEHMDEVRRKIYTNITDYIERNGLQFRSCNVIETDLHELNLFYPEGQIIMNMQIPVEEKSKHQKK
- a CDS encoding GNAT family N-acetyltransferase, whose product is MNIRVATAVDYPNLRRIYLESRLESFHWLDRNEMTEEDFDKHTEGEYIILAEEDNHILGFASLYLPENFIHNLFVHPEFFGRGAGRQLLHASIEKMNTPLKLKCVSKNQKALKFYENMGWKKVIEEGEIEEKYWVMIYD
- a CDS encoding MFS transporter codes for the protein MKNRKRTYIYILALFFASINLRIGITSISPLLETIRQDLNMSNFSVSFLTSIPVLCMGVFALLTGKVNKKYGAEKAILACLILIGVATCMRAFTYSVLTLLISSLFIGIGIAVAGPLLSGFIKEKFPTKIGLMIGVYSVGMGTGASLSAGMTIPLQHVLKDSWNMALAFWSVFTIVALLFWYPVMRLDKTTKTHNKQNNILPLKNKKVWLFTVFFGLQSGIFYCITTWLAPATQSVGLNSQQAGTLVTVFTFVQMVCSFVIPTLADFYKNRTFWLLSSVCFVVIGLSLMIYPLTTAWIPSILLGIGLGGLFPLALMLPLDETNTPEDASAWTAMMQSGGYMIGGLIPVLAGIIRDFSQGYQQVFLMILFLSVILFILTLVMNQRKVETKVLQ